The sequence GAGCTATGTGGGCTCCTGCCATCATTGAAAAGGGTGGAAAGTACTTTCTATTCTTTGGTGCGAACGATATTCACGATGAGCAGAAAGAGATCGGTGGCATTGGTGTTGCCGTTGCCGACAATCCGGCCGGACCCTTCAAGGATTACCTGGGCAAACCCCTCATTGGTCAGATCCGTAACGGAGCCCAGCCGATCGACCAGTTTGTTTTCAAAGATAAAGACGGCCAGTATTACATGCTGTATGGCGGCTGGGGGCATTGCAACATTGCTCGCTTAAAAGACGATTTTACGGGTTTTCTTCCTTTCTCCGACGGCACTCTCTTTCGGGAAATTACGCCGAAAAATTACGTGGAAGGCCCCACGATGTTCGTGCGTAATGGCAAGTATTATTTTATGTGGTCGGAAGGAGGCTGGACAGGCCCTAATTATTCCGTAGCCTATGCGGTGGCAAACTCGCCGTTTGGCCCGTTCGAGCGGGTAGGGAAAATTCTTCAGCAAGACCCGTCTGTTGCCACCGGTGCTGGCCATCATTCGATCATTCAGGTGCCCGGCACCGACGAGTGGTATATTGTTTATCACCGCCGACCCTTAACGGAAACCGATGGCAATCACCGCGAAACCTGTATTGACCGGCTCTATTTTGATGAGAAAGGGGCCATTAAGCCGGTTAAAATTACAGTAGAAGGCGTTGAGGCACGACGGCTAAATTAATGTCTCTTTCCTGATTTTTAGTTGTGTTTCAACCTGAGTTCACCCAGGCAGAGGGTACGAAATCCAACTAAAAATTTGGGTGTTACGTTTTATTTTTTTCAACCACTTTGACCAAACTATACCGTAGATCTGACGAATCGGCTGGCGGATTGTCGATTTTCTCTCGTTTGACAAGCAATTTATATTCGAATCCAGCTTCATACGAAAACCCCTCAATATTCCCGTAAAAAAGTTGCCAGCTGGTATCATTGTCTACTTTAACGAGTAAACATTTTTGGGGAGCCACACCCATGCAGTCCTGCTGATGGTCGGCAATCTGCATTTCAACAATAGCTGGTTTCACCGTATTCTTATCACAGCTAAAAAAGACAAGCAGAAGAAATCCTAAAGAAAATACTCGCTTCATATATTGACTAAAGATTATGAGTTCAGGTTCAGGGACTCATTTAAAAGGTTCCTCGTTGTAATAACCCGCTTCTTTTTTGCCATCTGCCTATTCTACGGTATCCAGATCGATCGATATATAGAAGGGCCAATACACGGACGTGAATAGCTTAACTAGTAAGGATCAAAAAATTGCCGTATCTTTAACTATTACCCGTCAAAGAAAAAATAAAACTAAACCAGTTAGAGCTATGGGAAAAGGCGATATAAAGTCACGCAAAGGAAAAATTGCAAGAGGCTCTTACGGCATGACCCGCCCTCGGAAACCTGGTAAGTCGGCAGCTCCCAAAGTGGAACCAGAGCCAACCGTCTAGTATGCAGTACCCCAGTTAGCAAAACATCGGTCGGTCTGAATGATAGCGTGATTTCTATCATCCAGACCGACCGATTTCCATAGCAATAAACTTATAATCAGGCAGTTACATGCATTATCGAGTTTTCGCCTTCGAAGCAGGTTTCACTGGTTCCGAAGTGGGTGGTACAGTAGGTTCAGGCGCAGGTGCTGGCTCTGTACGCTGGTTACGCCCTTCCCTGAACGCAACGAATCCAATCAACCCAATCAATAACACATTGCAAATCAGGTCGATCATATCACCGGTTTTGGCCAGTGGTGGCTCAAACCGGAACTCGATGGTATGCTTTCCGGCCGGAACACGCATTGCACGGAGAGCGTAGTTGGCCCGAAGGTGGGGAGCTGGCTTACCGTCGATAAACGCCTGCCAGTCTTCATGGCCCCGATAGTACACTTCCGAGAACACCACTAAACCATCGCGAACGGCATTCGCCTGATAGATCAATTTATCGGGACGATAACTTGTCAATTCAATCGTGCTGCCCGTATGATCCATCGTGGCGGGCAGATTACCGAGTTCAGCAGCAAATCGCTTATCGACCACGGCCGAATCGCGCGTGCTGAGCTTTTGCATAACGGCCATTTCTTCATCGGCATTACCGACTTGCTGGACTGTTTTAACAAACCAGGCCGCTCCCAATACACTTGGATTTGGCAAAGCGATTGGTCCGGCTGGTGCCTGCTGCGGATTGGCGGGATTCGTTTCTCCGGGCCGAATAACATACTTCGCATTCAGCATATTCAGGATATTCAGGAAATTAGGCTGGAGCGCGAACGTCATCAACTCATTATAACGACGCAATCGGGTTGTGTTATAACCACCAATCGAGCGGTGAAAATAGGAAGCCCGGTTGCTTTCCATGAACGATTCGGTTTGATCCATGACCCGGAAACCGAGGGATTTATCCTGAAGAATCTGCTGATCGGCTGGAGTCGGTTCAAAGATCGTTGCGACCTGTGCTTTGGGCACAAAATCAGCATTATTCAGGAATCGCTTATCAACCGAAAACAAATCGAATATGACAATTGCCGACAGGATCGGATAAAATACGACTGATTTGATTTTATTGGTCAAAAACAGCCATAACGTTCCGGCAGCCAACAGGATCAGAATAACCGACCGGAACGCATCAGAACGCAACATACTCTGCCGGTCGCTAATGAGTGCCGCCTGAAAATCTTTAGCCGCTTCGCCAAAATAACGGGATAGGATATCGACGTCATTAGGTTTCTGGAACGTAAAGAATGTACCGCCCAGCACAGCCAGAATAAGCGCCACACCAGCCGTTAGCCCCAGGCTGATCAGGAGCGGTTGCCGCAGTTGAGCCAGCGTCAGTTTTTGGTTCACAATGGTCTGAATGCCCAAAACCGCTCCGGCCGCCAGAAATAGCTGTGCCAAACAGAGCGCCATTGTCATAGCCCGGAACTTGTTCAGATAAGGCAGGTTATCAAATAGCAATTCGTTAAAAAACAGGAGGTTTTTACCCCAGGCCAGCATAATCATCAGCGCAGCCGCACTCAACAGCCACCAGCGAATTGCCCCCGGAATAACGAACATGCCCAGCGCAAACAGAAAGAGCAGAGCGGCTCCTGCATAAGCCGGCCCACCTAATATTGGCTGATCGCCCCAGTAGGTTGGCGCGCCCAATTCAGCCATTTGTTTAGCCGATGCGGGGTCGACACCCCGGCTCGTCATCGCTTTATAAAATTCCGAATCCGTTGTCAATCCGCCAGCCGATCCCCCACCGTAAACATTCGGAACGAGCAGTGTCAATGTCTCGGCCTTGCCATAGCTATACAGAAACGCATAATCTTTATCCAGACCTCCTTTCGATTCGCTGCTGGGAGTTTTGCCATCTGGATTCGTTGTTTTGGCCGTTAGTTCCGATTGGCCACGAATTGTTTCTTTCGTGTATTGATTTAGAATGAGCAAGCGTTTTCCAAAACTACCCGCAGCCAGCCCACCTGCAATGGCTAAGGTTGCCAGACCAAGGGCCAGTTGGCGTCCCTTTCCTGCCCGAATAAGGGCAATTCCTTCGATGAGTACATACAACCCAATGGTCATGAACAGATAATAGGTAATCTGGATGTGGTTCGCGCCAAACTCCATGCTCAGGAAGAGCCCCATCAAAGCGGCTCCAACCCAGTATCGTCCGCGCAGAGCCAGAATTACACCCGCCAGCATACCCGCTCCGTAACCCATGGCAAAGAGTTTGGAAACGTGTCCCGCTTCGAGACTAACGATACCAAACGTACCAAAGCCATAGGCAGCAGCACCGAGTGCCGAGAGCCACGCGTTGCAGCCCATCACAACGAGCAGAATATACATACTCAACATGACGATGAACACAATGCTGGCCGTGTTTGGCAACACATTGACGACACTCATCACGGCTTTATAGATCAGAATGTACGGGTAATTGTAATCGATCATATAACCCGGCATACCGCTGAAAACAGCATCGGTCCAGAGGGGTTTTTCGCCCGTTTCTTTCGTTATCTCACGGATTTCGCGAGCCGACGCAGACGCTTGCTGAACGTCGCCCATCGATAAGGTTTTGCCTGACAGCACTGGCGAGAAGTAGATTATAGCCAGCACCAAAAGAGCCAGCACAGCGATCAGGTGTGGGCGAAGGCGTTGAAATAGGGTTGGTTGGTTCATAAAGTAAACTAGTACGTAGCCCAAAGATAAGGCTTTGTACCAAAACGGCGGAAAGACCTCACTATTTTGCCAGTCTGCCTATCGACTCGTAGGCGTATGTGCATCGTGTAACAATGAAAAATGGGCTTATTATCGGATACTTTCCACACCTTCCTTATATTCATAGGCCTTTCGCCTGGAGCCGTGCCAACGCAACTGCGGACGGTGGTTATTACAAGTAGTACCAGTAACCGTGGTACGGCTCCAGGCGAAAGGCCTATTTCAATTTCCTAACCTCCCGAAACCTTGGAAAAAGACGCCCTCAAAAAAACCGTATTCCGAACATACCCTCTAAACGACGACGAGTGGGATGCCTTCGCTAATTGCTGGCATCCGGTTCGCTATAAGCGTAAAACCGTACTGACCCGCGCCGGAGACATTGAGCATTATCTCTATTTTGTGGAGGATGGTGTGCAACGGGCATTTTACCTGAGCGAAGACACGAAAGAAACGACGCTGGTCTTTTCCTATACGGGTTCTTTCTCGGGTGTCGTCGATTCGTTTCAACTCCAGCAGCCTTCCCGGTATTACCTCGAAACGCTGACGAACAGTGAGCTACTCCGTATTTCTTATCCTGACTTCACCCGTCTGCTTGACGAATACCCACGAATTGAGCGTTGGGTACGACTGGCTTCGGCTCAGGTTTTAGCCGGGCTTCTGGAGCGACAAATTGAATTGGCGACGTTCACTGCCGAAGAAAAATTCCGGATTTTGCTGACCCGGAGTCCGCACATATTGCAGCTTATTCCGCAAAAATACCTGGCGTCTTACCTTGGATTAGATCCTGCTACGTTCAGTAAGTTATTGAAATTGGTTCGGTTATGATCTGTACTAAAACAGAAGCAAAGCAAAAATTATGAATATCAACGATGGTTTTATATTCATTTATCCGGCAGCTAAACTTAGCTACCAGCAACTTGTGAATAGACGAATTGATTCTTAATTAGCTTATGATAAAACTCACTTATTAACAAAAATCTTGGTCTACGCCAAGATTTTTTGTTCTCGGATCAGCTACGTTTGTGCTATAAATCAACCGACTATGCCACGCTTCACTAGTAAAACGTTGCTCCTTGATCTGGAGGAAGATGTAAGCCAGCTCCGTCAGATTGCCGGGCAGGAATTCTATAGTTTATCCGATGCCCGGTTGCTCCAGGCCCCAACGCCTGCGCAATGGAGCATCGCACAATGCCTTGAGCATTTGAATAGTTACGGCCTTTATTATATTCCCTTGATGGAAAAAGCCATCCAGACCGGCGAGCAGCATAACCTTACGGCAAAGGATGTTTTCAGTAGTGGCTGGTTGGGCAATTATTTTGCTGAATCAATGCGCCCTGGAGCAGATGGAGCCATTCGATTAAAAATGAAAGCGGTCAAAAATCACACACCTGATGCACAATTGAATCCACGGGATATTCTGACCGAATTTTCCCGGCAACAGGCGCAGTTGCAAAACCTGCTCGAACGGGCGCAACATATCGACATTGGCAAACTACGCATCCCGATTTCTATTGCCAGTTGGATAAAGCTGAGTTTGGGGGATACGTTCCGGTTTCTGATTGCCCACGAACAGCGGCATGTGTTACAGGCGCAAAAGGTATTGAGTACCCTGTCGTCGCGAGAAACGGCCGACCAACTCAGTCAATAGGTTGATTCGGAAGCACTTTATGGTTGACTGGTAAACTTCTCAACGAATCCGATTCAAGAATCAATTCCGTACTTCGTTCCAAACAAAAGCCGATCACCCATTGAGATGACCGGCTCTTTTGCTGTCGATAAATCAACCGGATCTATACTAACAAAATATCTTTTTCTTTCGCCACAAACACCTCATCAACCCGTGCAATAAAGGCATCGGTCAACTTTTGAACACGCTCTTCGCCCTGTTTCACGGCATCTTCAGATACACCATCTTTAACCAGTTTGCGAATGTCGTCGTTCGTGTCTTTGCGGATGTTACGGACATTGATTTTAGCCGTTTCAACTTCCTGCTTTACTTTTTTGACCAGATCGCGACGCCGGTCTTCGGTCAGCGGTGGAATGCTCAGTCGAATCTGTTCACCATCGTTGTTGGGATTCAAACCAAGGTTTGAATTTCGGATTGCTTTCTCAACTTCCCCGATGAGCTTTTTCTCAAAAGGTTTGATAACGATCGTGCGGGCATCGGGCGTATTGATCGACGCTACCGTATGCAACGGCGACAGCATTCCGTAATATTCGATCTGAATGCCGTCGAGCATACCGGCATTTGCTTTTCCAGCGCGGATTTTGGTCAATTCGATGGCCAGGTGCTTAAGCGCCTTTTCCATCGTATCTTTTGCATCGTCGAGGTATAGCTCGATCTCTTCCATTTTCTGAGTTTTCAGCTTTTTAAGTTTACCGTTTACAGTCACTGGCGTTGATAGCCATTATACCTATAAACGGTAAACTGTAAACTATTTTAGACTGTTTCTTCTGGTAATTTAGCCGTAATAAGCGTTCCGACATCTTCACCCTGAACAAGCCGGAGCAAACTACCCGTCTCATTCATATTAAAGACAATAATCGGCAGATTGTTTTCCTGACACAGCGTAAAGGCCGTCAGGTCCATCACATTCAGTTTCTTTTCGTAAACGTCATCGAAGGTGATGCTCGTATACCGGGTGGCTGTTTTGTCCTTCATCGGATCAGCCGTGTAGACGCCATCAACTTTAGTGCCTTTCAGCACAACGTCGGCTTCGATTTCAATGGCCCGTAAAGCTGCCGTGGAATCTGTTGTGAAGTAAGGATTGCCGGTTCCGGCACCGAAGATGACGACACGCCCTTTTTCGAGGTGACGCACAGCCCGCCGACGTACATACGGTTCACAGACCTGCTCCATTTTAATGGCCGACATCACACGGGTATACATACCATGTTTTTCGAGCGAACTCTGAATAGCCATTGCATTGATAACCGTTGCCAGCATACCCATGTAATCGCCCTGAACGCGATCGATGCCTGACCGTTCACCCGAAACGCCCCGGAAAATGTTGCCTCCGCCGACCACGATGGCTACCTGAACGCCTAAATCTACTACCTGCCTAATTTCACGGCTGTATCTTTCCAGCACAACCGGGTCAATATTGTAACCATTAGGGCCCGCCAATGCCTCTCCACTCAGTTTGAGCAGAATGCGTTTATAGTTCGTCGAAGGTGTCATGAGGGAAAATTTTGCGGGCAAAGATAAGAAAAAAGCGTGGGGCATGGAGCATGAAGCCTGGAGTTTTGCGCGTGGTTTTACTTTGTGCACCACATTGGACTCTTTCAGGTTGTGCTATGCTTTAGGTAAATTCGATCAAGACCTGCCCCTTTTCAACCCGGTCTCCTTTGTTGGTCCGAATGGTTTTAATGACTCCTTCACCAGTGGCTTTCAGGATGTTTTCCATTTTCATGGCTTCCAGAATCAGTAAGCTATCACCTTTATTGACCGTATCGCCCGGTTGAACATTCACCCCAACAATTAGTCCGGGCATGGGTGCTTTCAGATCATTAACTTTGGTGGCAGCGGCACTGGCCATACCCATTTTTTCGAGCAAAAGGTCGAACCGATCCTTTAGCTGAACCGGGTAGATATGACCATTGATCTTTAATCGAACGGATTTATCAGCCGGGTTCAGGTCCAGAATTTCGGCTGTATAAGACCGATTCTGGTGTAAAATATGAACGACCCGATCCGAAAGTTTTACTAAATCCCAGACAAAAAATTCGCCATTGAGTGTGGGACCAGCCGCCGTGAAATCAATGGTTACGTTTTGGTTGTTAAGCGTAGTTTGGTACATGGAACAAAGTAAAGTAGTTGGATTGGGGCCTATTACTGTTTCCTGAGCGGCTAATCTATAAACAGTATCCCACAAACCATAAACATTTCCTCAAGACTTATTAATCAACCAAATTCCCAACAGGCAAATACCCATACCCGCAAATTGCACCGCATAGATGGTTTCGCCATCGAGAACACCCCACATCAGTGCCACGCCCGGCATTAGATACGTCACCGATGACGCGAACAACGGCGAAGCCAGTTGCATAATCCTATTAAAAATTACCGACATCACACCGGACCCAAGCACTCCCAGGCAGATAAGCGTGGCCAGCGATAGCGTTGAAACTGGTAACGTTACCCTTATAAAAAAATCAGTCGTCAGCAGGGTTAACAGAGCCATTGGTCCAACGAAGGCAAATAACCAGGCAGTTGACACCAACGCAGGCATGTGGCTCAGGTATCGACCAATGATATTGATGTTTGTGCCATAACAAAGCGTTGCCAGCACAATTAACAGAGCATATCCATTTATCGAAAATGATCCTGTCGCACTATAAAATATTAGCAGGATCGATCCACCCAGGCCAAGCAAAATCCCGGCAACCTGCCAGAGACGAAGAACACGACCAAAAAACAATACGCCGATCAGGAGCGTAAACAATGGGCTAAGCGCGTTTAATGCGCCAGCGAGTGAGCTGTTCAGGTGTGCCCCGGCTTCGGCGAATAAAAAAGCGGGAATCAGATAGCCCAATAACCCTGCCGCCAATAAAGCGCCCCACCGATTTCGAACCGATTGCCGGGTGTCAATACTACGAGCCTGGATTCCCAGAAATGGGCTAAAGAACAAAAACGCGAAGAAAATACGACCAGCAGCTACCTGCTCCGGCGGAAAAGCTACCAGACTTCGCTTGATCAGAATAAAGGAGCTACCCCAAACCAGTGCCAGCACAAAAAGAAGAATCCAGGCGAGTAGTGGGTGTTTTTTTGCCGTAATACTTGATTCCTGAGTAGACGTTGGCGTCATAAAGAGTTAGTTTTCAATTTGCACAGGTGGCTTCCCAGCCGGCAAGGAGCGTTTTACGTATTAATCTTTCTTAGTAAAGGGAACGGCCTGATTTAGCAGTAAGTTCGGTTATCAGGCAATGAATAAGCGCTCTATTTATAGCCATCTAATTCGGACAGCCGTTATATTTGGCCTTCGCGCTGGCTGTAGAATGGTCAGATAATCCAGTATACCAATGCTCAACGATTCCCAGCCTGACCTGGCTCCGATTACCCGTCACTTACGGGCCATGTTTGGCTCACGATTACTCATTGCTGCCGTTAGCCATTTGCACGTTTTCGACCATTTACGAAACGGCCCGCTTCCAATAACCCAGTTAAGCGAGCGACTCCAGCTTAGCGAACGTCCAGCTATGGTACTGTTCCCGGCTTTGTGTGCCATGGATATGCTCCGTTGTCATGCGTCGGGGGAGTTAAGCATTACCGAACTGGGCCGCTACCTGCTACAGGATCATAACCCGAACCTGACCGGTTATGTGGGTCTGGAAAAAGACGATCCGGGTGTCATCGAAATGGTTAACCGGCTTAAAAATGACGGTCCACTGGATGCTCCTCAGGGTATTTCCTTCGTCAAGGAAGGGGAAGGTCCTTCACCAATGGACAATCAGGAACTAGCCCGGACACTCACCCTCGGCCTGGCCGGACGTGCCAGACGGCTATCGCCTATTGTTGCCGCCAAGCTCTCCAGACGCGAAGGGCATCTGCTGGACGTAGCCGGTGGAACAGGCTTTTATACCTATGAATGGCTCCTGAATAACCCTTCTTCAACGGCCACGATACTCGACCGGCCAGCTGTTTTGGCAGTAGCCAGTGAGCTGCTGGACGAACTTACGGCAAGTGATCGATCAGGCGTGGAAACGCTCCGGGAGCGGGTAACGTTCTTACCCGGTGATATGCTTACGGATGAGCTTCCAAAGACCGACCTGTTGCTGGCAGCCAGCCTTTTCCATGATTGGCCAACGTCAACCTGCCAACTGCTGGCTAACCGCTTTGCAGCTTCCCTTCGACCCGGTGGTGAGCTATGGGTTCACGACGCTTTCCTGAACGATACGCTGGATGGACCGCTTCCCGTTACGGACTATTCAGCTCAGTTATTCTGGAATACCAAAGGTCGGGCCTACAGTCGGGCCGAATACCGGCACTGGTTTACAGAAGCAGGTCTGGAACCAACGACCGAGAACATTGCGACCCAAATGGATTATGGGTTGATCTGGGCGCGGAAATCCGATTGATAAGTGACAGCTATCCAGGCAGCAAATCGAACCTGAGATCGCCAAAAAGAGTTAATCCATCGTAGTTCTATTTTCTACAGCTACATATAGCGACTTAATCGCTTAAATGATTCAAAAAGATGGAAGTAGAAATCTGGAGTGATGTCATGTGCCCGTTTTGTTATATCGGCAAACGCAAATTCGAGCGCGCACTGAGCGAGTTTCCTCATAAAGATCAGGTAAACATTGTCTGGAAGAGTTTTCAGCTTAATCCTGCCATGAAAACTGATCCCGACAAGACTATAAACGAATATTTATCGGAGGCAAAAGGATGGAGCCTTGAGCAGGCCAGGCAGATGAATGACCGTGTAACGGCAATGGCTAGCGAAGTTGGCTTATCATACGACTTCGATAAAGCGGTTGTGGCCAATTCGTTTGACGCTCACCGCTTGATTCAATTGGCCAAAGCAAATGGCCTGGGCGATGCCGCCGAAGAGCGATTATTTCGTGCCTATTTTACCGAAGGTCGCAACACCGCCGATCACGACACGCTGCTCGAACTGGGCACTGATATTGGCCTGGATGCTACCGCTGTGGAGCAGTTGCTTCAAAGCGACCAGTATGCAGAAGCGGTTCAACACGATATTTATGAAGCCCAGCAAGTTGGCGCACGCGGTGTGCCGTTTTTTGTGCTTAACCGTCGATACGCAGTTTCGGGGGCTCAACAACCCGAAACCTTTCTGGGTGCACTCAACACCGCCTGGGCAGAATCTGAGCGGGAGGTATCCGGCTTAAAACGCTAGCTTTTCTCTTGAAGAAATAAGAATATATTGGCCCCACAGATTGAATGACTCTCAATCTGTGGGGCCTACGTTTTACAGGAAGCTAGCTCATACAAGCTCAGGAATGTAATTTTCCTGAATCTCGTCCAGAATTGCTCCAAGCTCCGCGTATGAATCGGTGGTTACCAGTCGGGACCGGTACGGCTTAAAATCGGGCAACCCTTTGAAATAGTTCGCGTAGTGACGGCGCATCTCAAAGAGTCCTACGATTTCACCTTTCCAGCGAATCGAAAAATCTAAATGCTGGCGACAAACGGCCACCCGATCGGCCACAGTCGGGGCAGGTCGGTGCTCACCCGTTCGGGCATAATGCTTGATTTCGTCAAAAATCCAGGGATGGCCAATGCTGGCACGTCCGATCATGACGCCATCTACACCATACCGATTTTTATACTCCAGCGCCTTCTCCGGCGAATCGATATCACCATTTCCGAAAATCGGAATCTGAATGCGCGGATTGTCTTTGATACGGCCAATAAGCGTCCAGTCTGCATTGCCTTTGTACATCTGAACACGGGTCCGACCATGAATGGTCAGGGCTTTAATACCAATATCCTGCAAGCGTTCGGCAACTTCGCCTACGTTTTTGGTATTATCGTCCCAGCCAAGCCGGGTTTTAACGGTCACCGGAAGATGGGTGGCTTTAACAACCGCTTCGGTCATACGCACCATTTTCGGAATATCCTGCAACAAAGCAGCACCAGCGCCCCGACAGGCTACATTTTTTACGGGGCAACCGTAGTTGATATCGATCAGATCGGGGTTGGCACGGGTTGCAATTTCGGCACAGGCCCCCATCGTCTCAACGTCGGAACCAAACAATTGAATGCCAATCGGTCGTTCGTACTCAAAGATATCGAGCTTCTGCACGCTTTTGGCGGCATCACGAATTAATCCCTCCGACGAGATAAATTCGGTATACATCAGATCGGCACCGTTGGCTTTACAGACCGCCCGAAACGGCGGATCGCTGACATCCTCCATGGGAGCCAGCAGCAGCGGAAAATCGGGTAATTGTATGTTGCCAATGTGTATCACGCAGGCAATAAGTTTTGATTTATGATGTACAAATTACGATTTACGACCCGGTTTGGTTCCTTCTCAACAGACTGTCTACGGAGAAGTAGTTGGCGGAAACAGCGATAACGTAATCGTAAAATAGCCATCATCGTCCTGAATTATGGGTTCAGTATGACCCAGGAGCCGATATTTAGCAGCAATATTGGTCAATCCGATTTGATTCGACGTCATACGATTATTCTTCCGTTGCAGATTATTCCGCACAATCAGCACTCCTCCACTCATTGATTTCGTTGGTCGAATCGTCTGGCGAACTGGTTTATTACTACTCAAATCGTTGGCGATTTGTATCGTCGTAATCTCCAGCAACAAGGGCTTGCTGGCGGCAACAATATTATGTTTCACCGCATTTTCAACCAGCATTTGTAACGTTAATGGCGGCAATCTATGCGTCAGATACTCAGGTGATACAGCCATTTTCAGGTCAATACCAGCCCTGTAGCGGGTTTTGAGCAAGTGATAATACG comes from Spirosoma aureum and encodes:
- a CDS encoding glycoside hydrolase family 43 protein, with the translated sequence MSILKYALFLSLFTLSYIPLQAQKSTVKKSGNPVFPGWYADPEGVIFKNQYWIYPTYSAPYNQQIFFDAFSSPDLVTWTKHSRILDSTAVKWAKRAMWAPAIIEKGGKYFLFFGANDIHDEQKEIGGIGVAVADNPAGPFKDYLGKPLIGQIRNGAQPIDQFVFKDKDGQYYMLYGGWGHCNIARLKDDFTGFLPFSDGTLFREITPKNYVEGPTMFVRNGKYYFMWSEGGWTGPNYSVAYAVANSPFGPFERVGKILQQDPSVATGAGHHSIIQVPGTDEWYIVYHRRPLTETDGNHRETCIDRLYFDEKGAIKPVKITVEGVEARRLN
- a CDS encoding DUF4377 domain-containing protein, which produces MKRVFSLGFLLLVFFSCDKNTVKPAIVEMQIADHQQDCMGVAPQKCLLVKVDNDTSWQLFYGNIEGFSYEAGFEYKLLVKREKIDNPPADSSDLRYSLVKVVEKNKT
- a CDS encoding 30S ribosomal protein THX, whose protein sequence is MGKGDIKSRKGKIARGSYGMTRPRKPGKSAAPKVEPEPTV
- a CDS encoding Crp/Fnr family transcriptional regulator, which translates into the protein MEKDALKKTVFRTYPLNDDEWDAFANCWHPVRYKRKTVLTRAGDIEHYLYFVEDGVQRAFYLSEDTKETTLVFSYTGSFSGVVDSFQLQQPSRYYLETLTNSELLRISYPDFTRLLDEYPRIERWVRLASAQVLAGLLERQIELATFTAEEKFRILLTRSPHILQLIPQKYLASYLGLDPATFSKLLKLVRL
- a CDS encoding DinB family protein; the protein is MPRFTSKTLLLDLEEDVSQLRQIAGQEFYSLSDARLLQAPTPAQWSIAQCLEHLNSYGLYYIPLMEKAIQTGEQHNLTAKDVFSSGWLGNYFAESMRPGADGAIRLKMKAVKNHTPDAQLNPRDILTEFSRQQAQLQNLLERAQHIDIGKLRIPISIASWIKLSLGDTFRFLIAHEQRHVLQAQKVLSTLSSRETADQLSQ
- the frr gene encoding ribosome recycling factor; translated protein: MEEIELYLDDAKDTMEKALKHLAIELTKIRAGKANAGMLDGIQIEYYGMLSPLHTVASINTPDARTIVIKPFEKKLIGEVEKAIRNSNLGLNPNNDGEQIRLSIPPLTEDRRRDLVKKVKQEVETAKINVRNIRKDTNDDIRKLVKDGVSEDAVKQGEERVQKLTDAFIARVDEVFVAKEKDILLV
- the pyrH gene encoding UMP kinase, whose amino-acid sequence is MTPSTNYKRILLKLSGEALAGPNGYNIDPVVLERYSREIRQVVDLGVQVAIVVGGGNIFRGVSGERSGIDRVQGDYMGMLATVINAMAIQSSLEKHGMYTRVMSAIKMEQVCEPYVRRRAVRHLEKGRVVIFGAGTGNPYFTTDSTAALRAIEIEADVVLKGTKVDGVYTADPMKDKTATRYTSITFDDVYEKKLNVMDLTAFTLCQENNLPIIVFNMNETGSLLRLVQGEDVGTLITAKLPEETV
- a CDS encoding acetyl-CoA carboxylase biotin carboxyl carrier protein subunit, whose translation is MYQTTLNNQNVTIDFTAAGPTLNGEFFVWDLVKLSDRVVHILHQNRSYTAEILDLNPADKSVRLKINGHIYPVQLKDRFDLLLEKMGMASAAATKVNDLKAPMPGLIVGVNVQPGDTVNKGDSLLILEAMKMENILKATGEGVIKTIRTNKGDRVEKGQVLIEFT
- a CDS encoding DMT family transporter; this encodes MTPTSTQESSITAKKHPLLAWILLFVLALVWGSSFILIKRSLVAFPPEQVAAGRIFFAFLFFSPFLGIQARSIDTRQSVRNRWGALLAAGLLGYLIPAFLFAEAGAHLNSSLAGALNALSPLFTLLIGVLFFGRVLRLWQVAGILLGLGGSILLIFYSATGSFSINGYALLIVLATLCYGTNINIIGRYLSHMPALVSTAWLFAFVGPMALLTLLTTDFFIRVTLPVSTLSLATLICLGVLGSGVMSVIFNRIMQLASPLFASSVTYLMPGVALMWGVLDGETIYAVQFAGMGICLLGIWLINKS
- a CDS encoding methyltransferase; translated protein: MLNDSQPDLAPITRHLRAMFGSRLLIAAVSHLHVFDHLRNGPLPITQLSERLQLSERPAMVLFPALCAMDMLRCHASGELSITELGRYLLQDHNPNLTGYVGLEKDDPGVIEMVNRLKNDGPLDAPQGISFVKEGEGPSPMDNQELARTLTLGLAGRARRLSPIVAAKLSRREGHLLDVAGGTGFYTYEWLLNNPSSTATILDRPAVLAVASELLDELTASDRSGVETLRERVTFLPGDMLTDELPKTDLLLAASLFHDWPTSTCQLLANRFAASLRPGGELWVHDAFLNDTLDGPLPVTDYSAQLFWNTKGRAYSRAEYRHWFTEAGLEPTTENIATQMDYGLIWARKSD
- a CDS encoding DsbA family oxidoreductase; the encoded protein is MEVEIWSDVMCPFCYIGKRKFERALSEFPHKDQVNIVWKSFQLNPAMKTDPDKTINEYLSEAKGWSLEQARQMNDRVTAMASEVGLSYDFDKAVVANSFDAHRLIQLAKANGLGDAAEERLFRAYFTEGRNTADHDTLLELGTDIGLDATAVEQLLQSDQYAEAVQHDIYEAQQVGARGVPFFVLNRRYAVSGAQQPETFLGALNTAWAESEREVSGLKR
- the dusB gene encoding tRNA dihydrouridine synthase DusB; the encoded protein is MIHIGNIQLPDFPLLLAPMEDVSDPPFRAVCKANGADLMYTEFISSEGLIRDAAKSVQKLDIFEYERPIGIQLFGSDVETMGACAEIATRANPDLIDINYGCPVKNVACRGAGAALLQDIPKMVRMTEAVVKATHLPVTVKTRLGWDDNTKNVGEVAERLQDIGIKALTIHGRTRVQMYKGNADWTLIGRIKDNPRIQIPIFGNGDIDSPEKALEYKNRYGVDGVMIGRASIGHPWIFDEIKHYARTGEHRPAPTVADRVAVCRQHLDFSIRWKGEIVGLFEMRRHYANYFKGLPDFKPYRSRLVTTDSYAELGAILDEIQENYIPELV